The nucleotide sequence TAATCTAGCAAGGTGTCAGTACAATGTTTAAAGTTTAACGGTATGCTGAAGACTTATTATCAAATCAAAGTGGTACCACTGCAATTCTCTCTGTACATGAATGCAGTCCAAGTAAGGTCACCTCTCTGCCATACCAGAGAAATTTCACTTAGCTTTAATCATCCATAAGTACTGTGTCTAATTGACTTAGTCACTGTCTGTCTTTAAAGTCAACAGAGAgatgagcagctctggggagtgATACATCTCACTTACCTTAAATACTCATTTTAGGATGAGAAATGGAACAGGATTCTGGAGATGGATAATTGAACATGAACTTTAGCTGTCAGCGAGAACCACTGCACTGCACAGAGTTCCTGCACAGCCAAGGCTGAGGGAGAGACTTCTGTCAGACTCCTGACAGAATTGCCTAACACACACTCcagaaaaaatggctttttgcACATATAACTCAGAGACACAACTGACCAGAAGAAAATTGTGATGTACTCACCAAAAACAATGGAGGACTCACAGTAGTAGTAACcatttggctgctttttttttaacatggagCAAAGATCAAAGCGGTGCAAGATCTCATCTCCAAAATAATGGTTTTTGAAATCTTCATACAGACTAGAGTcaatttttttcacctttaaaaaGCAACATAAAATTCAGTTAGGCATTCTACTTGGAGACTgaattttcacatttaattcctacagttttcattttaaccATAAGTACAGTTAGTATGGAAAAGTACTTCAAGACGCAAAAAAGAATCGAAAAATAATCATATGCCAAATCTTCCATTTTAGGGAAGCACTATCTACTGCagaagttttattaaaataaaagtgttaTTGGTCCTCCTTTGTGCCATTTCCTTTTCAGTCCTGTAGGAAACAAATAGACATACACAATGCTACAACTGCTTTAACTTCCAATGTTTTGCAACAGTGTTCATGGAATGTGCAACTGGAAATTATTCTTGCTGTCATCACTGGGCACGCTGCTACAAGGAAGAATCTCAAATGGTCATCAAGGGTAGTTTTCTGAGTCATTAAAATCAGCTCACAGGAAAAACTTGTTGTATTGCACTAGCACTAGACTTTTTTATCTCAGTAAATCTAAAAACTTACTGGGATTTATAATATTGCAATCATTATGCAGTTTTGCATATATGAAGCGGAACATAATAGTTCAGTGGTTATTTTAAGAGTTATGGGGTCCTCATTATATTGCATCgtcaataaaaatatatgatCTCTGTAGAAATTCAGTATTTCCTCCTTCAATCTATGTCCCAATAATGCTGTTTGCAATTTAAATATCATTATTCTATGCTAAGGAATATTAGGAGCCTCTAGCAGCTCCAGCCCCTACTGGTGTGTTCCCTactgcctggctgctggacTCTAGTCCAGAATATGGGAGACTCAGTCTTTGATGGATGTACCTGCTGCTTTCACCTCCTAGAGACACGTACCCATGCTCAGAGGACATGGACATGGCTGGCTACATGGATGCCACTGCCTTCACCAGCACCTGCAGACAGGGCTCACAGGAGACACAAGTGCAGgttgctcctggcaggagcagaaggtCAACAGCGCAGGATGCAGATCACTTTCTCTCTGTGTTCACATTTGTGCATTCCTGAAGCACCATCAGGGCCCCTCTGtcccccccagcacccctgcCCATATTGCCGGCCTCTTACTGAGTCCACAGGTCTCCCActtgctgctggcccagcttGAGGTTTGGCAGTGAACACCTGCACTCCCACACACACAGTTTGGGGAGGATACAGACATTTGCCCCTGGCAAACAGTTGGACAGGTGCACCCACCAGCCTCATTTTAAACAGGACTGGACCCTTCTGCAGCCTGCGCCATCCACTCCTCTTTTGGTTTTCCCCAACCTCTCCCCCGGCACACCCCCCATGCATTTGCACAGTCAACCTGCCAACATCCTGGACCCTCGGCTTTACATCCCCAATGGCTGCAAAGTCCTGGTTTGCCCGTGGTTTCTTGACAGCTCATCAGTGTGAAAAGTAAAGTCTACTTTAGAAAAGGTCAAATATCTCTTCATTTCCTTAATCTCTGAAATTATGACATCTAGTGGTGGAtgcttttcatttcaagaaatggaaatttcagTCTAAATCTCTGTGGAAGTCTACATTTATTCCATCCTCACAGTAATTACgtaacattttatattttatgacTAGACTAGACCTTATGTACTAAAGTTATTCTGACATTAAATCATCATTCCTTGCTTTTTGGCTGACAGTTCTACGAAATACAGTTAGACATCAATTAGTAGTAAAAAAGACCTTTTCAGCCAGGAGAACACTTTTCAAAATGTGAAGCCCTGAGTTCTTCCGgaatgaaatgaagaaaagataaaaatcacatATTCAtgcttcaattaaaaaaagaaacaaccacATTTACAAGAGATTGGGATGTTGCTTGTCAAAGACAGGTTGCTAAGGTGTAAATCAAATGTTGAATGCTCAGGAATTGAATCATGCTTGTGATGCACTACTGAAAGGTATTTGGAAAAGCAGCCATGGGAAAACTGATATTTTTAGTAACTGGAACAATTTCTGGAGTGCAGCTTGCAGCAAGATGTGAAAGGATGAAGCAATGCAGGAGCATATGAAGGTCATGGCTCATTTCTTAACTGAAAGGGTCTAGAGCAGTAAAGATGCAGGAGAAAAGTAGTTACCACATGGGAATAGTACAGATACTGATAATAAGATAAGCTGTAATGGTGGAGAGTGAGAAACAAGAATACTCAAGAGGACCCTTTGAAGCATTTGGCGCtggaaggggagaggaagaCATCTGCCTCTGGAGGAAGCACTGTAATGGATGATGCCTATAAAGGACACGGCTGAGCAACGCGGGCCGGGAGAGGCACGGCACGAGGAGCTCTTGCAGGACTGCCAGGGCACCAGGGAGAATGCCTTTGGCATCCCTGCAAAGTCCGGTTTTTCTGCCCCTGTCTCTGGGAAGGTGCAGCCAGCTATCCCAGCAGTTGAACCCTATGCAGTCTCCGTAGCCACTGCCACAGTAAGCCTTGGGACCAGGGGCAGGAAGGCTCCAGTGGTGACAGCGCAGGTAGCAGAGACGGAAGTAGCTCCGGGCTCCGTGCGCCAGAGCCCACAAGCCAGCACACCACTGGGCGCTCCCTCCATGCGGAGCCCGCCGGCGGCCCGAGGGTCGCTCCCAGCGGCGCGGCCGAGCCTCCAGCGGGACAGGGCGGGGACAGGGCGGGGACAGGGCCGCTGTGGGCGCGGCCCGGCTGGAGAGGCGGGTCCGGGCCCCCCGACGGGCCCTCCCGAAGGAGCGCCGAGCTCCGGCCCGGAGAGGACGGGAAAGGGGACAGCACAACGCCTTAGGGCCGCAGGGtagcacagcagctgagaggagctgccCATCTGTGGTGAGGAGGGTGAGTAGAGAGCAAAGAAGTGGGAGAGGATTGGAAGTGAGGTCCTGACAGGGACTGATCTGTCCCATCCCTTATGTGCTTCTATAGAAACTGATGCTGTGTGATGCTGCAGCATAAATATGGGGCTGCGACCCTGAAATGATGGCCAGGCCATGGGGCTGCACTGCTGAGAGAAGCCATGGTCAGCACAGGTGCGTGTCACGAACCTCTGAGGGAGGATGATTTTGTGCATGGATATACATGTCCATGCATGTTACTGTATTTATGGGTACTCGGGTCTAcgaagactttaaaaaaaaaatgatacaAAGAATAAGTGTAAAACTAATGCTGGTGTTAGCTCTGTTACTCCTTCCTTGGAAGCCAATAGTGGCGGTAGTTACTGGCTGTGTCACTCAAACATTTATAGTTAATTCCTGGTAGCATCTTATATTCTTCAGGGTTGGAAGAGTGGCTTTCTATTAACTTCCTGTTGTCAATTGAAATTACTTCTCAAGACGTTTTGGATGAATTGTGAATAAAAATACCTCTTGCCAACAGATGAGTGCCACATCAGCCACGAGCTGTGCCTTGCCACCAGCGCTTGGGCCTGAGCAAGAGGAGCAAGAGAGCTCGGAGACACATATGTCTGTTCTGTGGTATGCAGGGCAGCTGGCAATTACTTACTATGATACAGAAGATTGCTCAGTCTACTTCATGCCTGACATACCTGATAACGAAGACCTCAAGCTACTGCAAAAAGTGATTGGGGAACTTAACCCTCAATGCATAGTGACCAGTGCAAAACAGGACCAGAATATTGCCAAATTCCTGACCAACCTAACAGCTACAGCTGGTGATAAAGACATAGGAAAACCAGAAATTGTCCTGTTTCCCAACATAGATTTTGGTCTAGAAGTCAGCAAGCAACGGATCCTGTCTAGGCAATTTCCATTTATCCCATCTCACATGACTGCCACGGAGAAAATTCTCTATTTGTCCTCAATCATCCCTTTTGAGAGTCCACTCATGATACGAGCCTTAGGGGGGCTCCTTAAGTTTCTAGACAGAAGAAGGGTTGGAGTTGAACTTGAAGACAGCAGTATAGCAGTTCCTATTTTGGCCTTTAAAAAATTTGTGATGTCAGATACTGTGAATATGGACCAAGACACTTACTGTGTCCTTCAGATATTTAAAAGTGATATCCATCCTTCTGTGTACAAGCTATCCAGTGGACTAAAAGAAGGATTTAGCTTATTTGGAATTTTAAACCGTTGCAGATGCAAATGGGGAGAAAAACTGCTGAGGTTGTGGCTCACACGACCTACTCGGAACCTGACAGAGCTGAACAAACGGCTGGATGTTATCAACTTCTTCCTGCTAGCTCAGAACCATGAAACAGTCCTCACTCTTCAAAACTGCCtcaagaatattaaaaatgtgcctcttattttaaagagaatgaCCCTTTCCAACACAAAAGTTAGTGACTGGCAAGCACTGTATAAGACAGCGTACAATGCAGTGTGCCTTAGAGACACGTGCCGTTCTCTGCCCAGCACTATTGAACTTTTTCAGACTATTTCACGTGTCTTCACTGATGATCTGCACTACATTGCTAACCTGATCAGCAAAGTGGTAGACTTTGAAGGCAGCCTCTCAGAGAACCGCTTCACTGTTAGACCCAATGTAGATGCCACGATTGACGAGAAGAAACGAAAGCTGATGGGACTGTCAGACTTTCTTACAGAAGTGGCACGAAAAGAACTGGAGACTTTGGACAATCATATTCCCTCCTGTTGTGTAATCTACATTCCTTTGATTGGGTTCCTTCTCTCCATTCCACGCCTACCAAATATGGTGGATAAGACTGACTTTGAAATTGAAGGCTTGGACTTCATGTTCTTGTCAGAAGATAAACTGCACTACAGAAGTGCCCGGACCAAGGAGCTAGACAGCCTGCTAGGTGACTTGCACTGTGAAATCAGAGACCAGGAAACACTCatcatgcaccagctgcagacAAGGATCTTGGAGAAGTCTGAAGTACTTAACAGTGTGATTGAGTACACTGCGCACCTGGATGTGCTGCTAGCCTTGGCAGCGATGGCCCGGGAGAACGCCTATTGCCGACCGCGCTTTACTCACCGCCACGGCTTCCACATCAAGGACGGAAGACATCCACTCATGGAACTCTGTGCAAAGACTTTTGTGGCCAATCCTGTGGACAGCGGCGAGGCTACCAGACGAATAAAGATCATCACAGGGCCCAACTCTTCTGGAAAGAGTGTTTACTTAAAGCAAGTAGGTCTTATAGTGTTCATGGCTCTAATTGGCAGTTACgtccctgcagcagaggcagagattGGAGTAATTGATGGGATTTACACAAGAATCCACAGTAGGGAATCAGTTTCTGTAGGGCTCTCCACGTTCATGATTGATCTTAACCAGGTTGCCAAGGCTATAAACAATGCCACAGAGAGGTCCCTGGTACTTATTGATGAGTTTGGTAAAGGCACCAACACACTGGATGGCCTGTCCCTTCTGGCTGCTGTCCTGAGGTACTGGATCAGACAAGGAACACAGTGTCCACAGGTCTTTGTCTCCACTAATTTTCACAGTTTAATGCAGCTAGAACTCCTGCCTGACACACCTCTTGTGGAATACCTGACTATGGAGACCCATCAGGATGGAGAGGAGTTGATATTTTTCTACCAGATCAAACAGGGCATGTCCACCATTAGTCATGCTGCCAATATTGCTGCTTTAGCAGGAATGCCAGCCAAAATTATTGAAAGAGGAGTGGAAGTATCAGAACTGATTCGCAATGGAAAACCTATCAAACGTCTTGATCATCCTTCAAAATGTGATAAGATGGAAAAATGCAAGTCTGTTGTGGAAAAGTTTCTTTCAATAGACCTTGACGATCCCCAAGTGGACTTGGAAGAGTTCATGTCTAAAGAGGTGTTGCCTTCTGCAGCCTCAGTCCTGTAGCAAGGGTATGTGTAAATACATAGACTGTATCATATCTACCATGGAGAGTCTGGTACTTTAAAGAATGATCACCATGATGTGACCCCTCACAGGACATTTAGCTTGTAACAAACTGTTTGTTGTTAcgtccttccttcttcttcttgtttaAACCAAGTACTTGCTTATCCCTGCAATCATATGGTGCATCATATGAGTGTatgaagaggaagaattttAAGAACCTCTTCCAGCTGTTGGGTCACTCAGTTTGTGCATTTTCTGTCCCCGTTGCTGGAACCTCAGATTACAAAAATATATTGCAGAAAAATCACAACGCATTTCTACTGGTCTTAGAAGACTATTAAAGGAACGTGTTTATTGTTTCATATTCTCCCAAAGTGATGGTTTCAGCCATTTTAGGATCAGCATAAAAGATTCCAAATAAATACGTGGCTCAGACTCTTGTAGCAACAATTAACAGTTGTCCCAATACAAACCACTGACATAGAGACTAGCGTAAGTGGCAGTGCAGAGGGATTTAATGGCTCTGTGGCTTTTCTTATACCAGCTTTTCTGTCCAAATGCCAGAGATCCCAGGAGTTATAAAAAGGACTGATAAATAGAAAGAAGTACCTTAGTTTTACTGAGAACTGTTCTCTTCTTTAAGGTTCTGTATGATACAGTTGTATCATGCATACTATGTGTCTATGCCACATGGGTATAAAGGCAAAATTACAAATCTAGGAATTTAAGAgagaaatttacattttctattctattttcaGTTACTAAGATTTGAAGATTAATACCACAAAGGGAGGATTCCCCTTCACTTCTCTTGTCATGCAGAGGATCTTTACTGAACACAGTATTTTATGTATGCATATGCAAGAAAAATTCATTAACAAAGTAATGATGTAAGAGCCATATCTAAACACTATCAAAGCAATAAcctttcctgcagccaggcaagTGTCTGAGATTCCTCATGTAAAAAAGACAGAGGAGACATTAGATAGCTTACTCTCTGCCAAAACTTGCTCTAACCACTTACATTATGGCAAAGAAAAGACATACTACATCTCTCATCTTTATGTAATTTCAAGAAGCCAAGAATATTAATGTCACATAAACTGAgagaaaatttacatttaaaaaaatgaaatccctTCATAATTATCAGTATCGAACAAGTTATCTGGTATATCTAGCTGAAGATAGCAAAAAGATGACTATCAGCATTCATCAAAAAGATCTGAAATTGAAGACACTGCTTTGGGCTTGATTCAGTGTGGAACTTCCTCCTTGATGATAAAGGAAACTATTACTAAATAAGTACCTTATGCTATTTCTGTATGAAACTGGAAAGTGACAGAAGTTTAACAtactttacatttaaaaatacaataataaatcATGGAATTGTGCATTTAATGCTATTTCCAGTGCAATCATAATAATTGCTGTCTGCATAATATCTGGTATCATGATGTTGCCATTGAAGTGAATGGCAACAGTGAATCAGGCCTTGAACAATACTCAGAAGTGTtgcaaatacaaatatttttctcaataaTATATTCTCTTTTACTAACTATACATGCAGCATCTTAAAGATACACCATAGAAAAGAATATAATATACAAAAGATTCATTATTTAgaattttggcattttttgttGTCAACCATTGTCTAGGCTAGGGATATACTCTGCACTAATTAAGCAGATGCCATCAGAGCAATTTAGCTGTCAGTCATCTTCTACTTATGAAATTCATTTCACAGCATTTGCCATTCTGGCAGTACTAGGTATCAAAGGACCTTCAAACATCATACAGCATTTATGAAGTGTCTCACAACACACCCTGAAATAAATAGGAATCTGGACAAATGGAAAACACAGGGCTTGTGACTGACTGTGGCAACTTAGGAGGTGAGTGAGGGAAGCAGGAACAGAAACATTATCTTCAAATGCAAAACTCCAGTTGCTTCTTTTATTGTGCTTCATTAGGTTCTTTCCATAGAAGATAATGATACTAACCCAGGATTCTTCTCATTCAAATAATACTGGAAATAGCAGAACATGAGCAAGTAAATTATATCCCTTTGTCTCCTTCCACAAGGACATTTAGGAGCACACTATACCTCCTGTTTTTGGGGAAGTGTTCAGTGGCACATCTAACCTGAAGAAATGTCCATAAGCATGAAGAATGAATTAGTCCCACTTTTCAGTAGGTAAATAAGTCCTTGAATTTGAGAAGCTGAAGGGGGTACAGTAAACCAGATAGCTCTTTTCTAATCCACTTTTTTTCACACTTCCATCCTTTATTAATATCTGTTTCCAAGTTTTTTAGAGTTACCATTGTTAGCTTAATTATCTGccttcaaagagaaaattttatttcttgagaTCTTTACTAGTTCTGAATTCTCAAACTCTTTGCTTTGTAAATATAATCTTTAActttggaaaatttaaaatctctacaaaatatatacatttaaaaatgacTACAGTTATATTAAGGtttaaaaaagagcttttttttcccccaaaatataACTTTGGTGAAATTTAGATGTCATTGAGAAGAGGGTGACTTAATAGAATATTGTTTCAAATAAGGAAGCttacatttaaaaagtaaattaatatAGTTATATAAAACTATGACTGAGAACTATACTCAACCACTTCAGtaccattttctcttttataagcTTGCTCATGTAACCTTCATCCACTTcccttttcttgcttttcataTTGTAGTAAGATCTGAAAATGCAATTAGACATTGTATCAAAATGTACTGCCAAATAATTATTCCTTTATGAtagatatttttgtttactGTTTTCTGTAAATGCATGAAACTATCTAACTAACTGcaggaacaaaatgaaagaaaaaattatactAAAGACTGATGTTTATGCCTCACACTGAATTGACAGAGAAAAGTGTACAGATTTTTAATACATAGTATCTTTCTATGCAGTAGATCATATGCATTATCCAGCATTATAGAGGGCTCAGGAAGATGATTTGGAATGACATTGACCTGgttctgtcagcagcagtgaaTATCAGAACACAGAAGAGATGTATCATGGCTAATATTTCATGGAAGGTAGATAAATGGAAATGAAACAACCAGCCAGccaaaaaaacatcaaaaatacAGAATAGCAAAAATCCCACTCTGATTGTCTGAGATGTTTTAACCAGTTATATCACTGAACAGCTGATATTCTAGAAGAtctgtggctttttaaaattggCATTTTAAAAGCCCAACTGTCATTTCAAGCAAAAGCTTCTGTGAGTTGAAAAATTTAATATCTATCATATACCACCTGCATGCTGTGGCTAAgtctttatttctattttagaGCAAGTACACATACCCTCAAATTTTCTTGATGTATCTCAAATCTCACTACCTTCTTTCTACTGATTTCAAAATACTACCTAATTAAAACGTGCACCTTCAGCATTTTTAGAGATATTTCTAATTAAACTTTAAAGTTTAAGTATTAACTTTAATCGACTATTAAGGAAAAATCAACTTAAAAGATTAGTTTTATGTACtttaattcttatttaaaatattttttctgaaaattattttcctagtCAAAGAATCACATAAAACATTCTACacaatgacaggaaaaaatgtatgGACGTATACCTTGTGTTAAATAATACAGGACTACAGTTAAATTagtatgaaattttaaaaaggtatgCTAGTATTTCTTCTATATATTTTAATCACAGttaaatcttattttcatgtatttgtgtattttgtcaaaaaacccaaataaacacGCAGGAAATAACTTCCTGCAAGAGAAAATATGGAAGATATACtaattatattatatacattTATTAATATAGTTTTTCCTCATTACTCTGAAATTCACCAAAGCATATTCAGTAGAGAACTAACTGCCTACTATGCATAATCCAAACAGAAATTCTACTGTTTCTTTGCTCATTTTCTCCTATACAGTAACAAAACTCAGCAAACAAACTGCATGGATAAAATCTACGCCCTAATGGGAGTTCTGCAACTCTGAACAAGTACTTTCATCCTTTGGTCTTGCCTAATTTCCCAACAGAAAACAGACCATGATATTACTGCAACGAGAATATCAAGAGTGGCAAATTACAGTACAGGACTGTTCATATGGCAGATAccttaattatttctttaaaaaccaaGCATTAAAGTCTTACCTCTTCAGCTGGTTACACAGTGGCAAATATGATGCTACAGCATAAACAACACTGTCCATCTCCAAACTAAACTTCCTAGATTGCCACTGAGTTGTGACATGTGAGCTCACCTGCTTACGCAGCTCTGTTGATTTTGACAACTTCATGAAGGTCAGATGTGGTTTAAAAGATCTTTCTTCTCCTGTCATGATCCCCTTTTCttgaaatatctttttcatAGTCTCTGACGGGAGGAGAAAATTGTATAAATACAAAGATATTACATAATATAATGCttaaaatgtgctttcaaatgtaattttagTCACGGGTCCTTCATGTGAAAGAAACAAGATGATGAGTACTAAAACGTAGGGAGATCTCTACATATTATTTCTTCAGAGGAATATATTCTTTCATGTGACAATGGATATGATATTTCATGTGACATATCTGCAGTTAGTATCAGTTAAATAATGGCAATTAGAAAGCTGTTCATGCTGTCTGATTTTGCTATCAAAATAGAAACTCAACATGAGCACTGTTCAGAAGTCACTCTCACTAGAAGTGTGGGAAACTTCAGGAAAATTCTGAGTATGTAATAGAATTCTCAACTGAAACCCAGTATTCTGTGGTAATTCTATTATCTCTATTTGTGTAATCTCCCACTCAGACCAAAGGAAATTTGGAAGTGAAAGCTCTAAGTTTTGGCACTGGATTTACATGCCAGCATTAGAGAACATATTAGGTGTGCTGAtgatttttgtttgggttttaaaGCTTCACTGTTGCCTTCTGAGCTAATTTCTTACTTTTAATGTACTTTTTCCTACTTTTATTTGTTTACAGTTCAGGCCAAAACAACTCGACAATACTGACCTAGTTTACTATTTTTCAACTCATCTGCCCAATGTAATGTTTAATGTCTTGGAAATAAATGTCAGTGCAACTTTTGAATTATGTTCCATGGTTTTATTTAGATTAAATACTTTCAACATgaaaaatttctgtttgaaaaaagGTTTagataaaattgaaaaaaactgTGGTAAAAATAATACTGGAAAATAGAGTATTTCTATTgctaaaaaacagaaaaactgcaaagccttaagctttttatttctttgcaagtACAACTTCCAGTTTTTCACTCAGTGTAGGTCTAGCTCACTCATTCAAtcaaactaaaaccaaaatagGGGAAACATTATCAATCCTATCACATAAATTCAATTAGCCCTTAACAAAACAGTgtatgtttatttaaatatattatttttttgcttgatAGTTAAACAGTTCTTTTTCTGACACCTGGAAGAAACAGCATCACATCAGGAAGCAAACAACACCAGTACAGCTGACCTActtgtattattttaaattttgtctgTGGGAGACATTTCTAAATTTAAACTGAATCCCCACTGAACTTTTTGGCTCCTGTATCTATTCTCTGAGAAGCACAATTTGGGGACCCATTGACATTGATGTTCCAGCAAAGGGTAAATCTTATCAGATTTACATTATCATGTGATGTTCTGACTCAGTCTTGTGCATAgcagtctttttttcccttctgaaaacTCCACTTTTTTTCTGCCATCACATCTTAGGCCATGCATTCTTATCTAACACTCTGCAATTAGGATCTGTGCTGATGAAGATTTGCACCTCTCCAGGTGTTCCCTCCTAACTCCCGGAAGAGCTTAGTATCAGAGCAGAGATTTGCTACCGTGCCTCTGATCACGGGGCTGCGAACCCAGGGATCTCAGCAGAGCAGACCTGGCACACAGTGCTGTGACTGTGTGAGAGGTGGGTGGGACAGCTGAGCACCTGCATTTTACCCTGCTGAACAGAACCACCAGCCTGcctgtgtttgctttgtgcAAAATAGCTTTGTTCGATATCTATTAGATTTATCTTTCCAAAATCCTCTTTCATACCTGGCAATTCCAAtcaagaaaaaacaatgaaaacctGGGTCAGAAGAGAAAGGCaagaagagagagagaccgTAGTTTCAACGTAACAGATTTATGTGTGTGTAGGTGTGTGTCTATACATGTTCTCAGGGCATCAGACTTCTCACACAGCTTTGTCATGGCACAGACATATTAAACACCACAGGCTCAAGACATTGGGCTTGCTGGGACTACAGACAACCCCAGCTTTGTAGAATTTAGCATGAACAAAAAGCGCGACGTTTTACTGGTTAAGGTAACTTATGAACATAATTAAcacaatgttttcttcttcaaaaaatgatgaaaaatagaATGAAATCTGACTaagtggaggggaaaaaaagaaataaagagaaatgtttCCCTGAGAGCACAGGAAGGTTACAAGATAATGTAATGCTATTAATATCCGTGAAGCTCTTTGAAGAAATGGCTACAAATAGGGATTTAATAGAAACTGGAAAGGacacagggatgctgtgggcAAGAGAAAGTTCTAGGTTTGTGCAACAGCATAAAAGTGGATTTGTTGACTGGCAAATACACAAAAGTTAAAGTTTATGATGGAGATTACCTAAACTAAAAGAAATTAGAGGCCAGTGATGAGAAAAACAGATAGACAATGCCAAGGCATCTTGACAAATGAGTATCCTCCATTTCCTCCAGACATTGGCATTACTACTTAGactgaaaaatcaaacaaaatctATGTTTTCCCTTATTAGCCTCAGGCTGACTGATGTTTGCAGCTTCAAAGTATACCCTAGAAATGTTAAAGCTATTTTTACAAGCTCAATGACTTCCTGGAACAAATTTTTGGACAGCTTTTAGACTGCCTTTCATGCAGTTTGAAGTACTCTGTAATATCATTTTGTACCACATTTTTATAATGTCAAAATTACTGAATATCATCTGCCTCTTACACTGGATGCAGCTGAATCCATTAGACAACTCTTTCCCTATAATTAGAATGGAAATGTGATATATGAAGCTTACTCAGAACCACTTTACAT is from Serinus canaria isolate serCan28SL12 chromosome 3, serCan2020, whole genome shotgun sequence and encodes:
- the MSH5 gene encoding mutS protein homolog 5, which encodes MSATSATSCALPPALGPEQEEQESSETHMSVLWYAGQLAITYYDTEDCSVYFMPDIPDNEDLKLLQKVIGELNPQCIVTSAKQDQNIAKFLTNLTATAGDKDIGKPEIVLFPNIDFGLEVSKQRILSRQFPFIPSHMTATEKILYLSSIIPFESPLMIRALGGLLKFLDRRRVGVELEDSSIAVPILAFKKFVMSDTVNMDQDTYCVLQIFKSDIHPSVYKLSSGLKEGFSLFGILNRCRCKWGEKLLRLWLTRPTRNLTELNKRLDVINFFLLAQNHETVLTLQNCLKNIKNVPLILKRMTLSNTKVSDWQALYKTAYNAVCLRDTCRSLPSTIELFQTISRVFTDDLHYIANLISKVVDFEGSLSENRFTVRPNVDATIDEKKRKLMGLSDFLTEVARKELETLDNHIPSCCVIYIPLIGFLLSIPRLPNMVDKTDFEIEGLDFMFLSEDKLHYRSARTKELDSLLGDLHCEIRDQETLIMHQLQTRILEKSEVLNSVIEYTAHLDVLLALAAMARENAYCRPRFTHRHGFHIKDGRHPLMELCAKTFVANPVDSGEATRRIKIITGPNSSGKSVYLKQVGLIVFMALIGSYVPAAEAEIGVIDGIYTRIHSRESVSVGLSTFMIDLNQVAKAINNATERSLVLIDEFGKGTNTLDGLSLLAAVLRYWIRQGTQCPQVFVSTNFHSLMQLELLPDTPLVEYLTMETHQDGEELIFFYQIKQGMSTISHAANIAALAGMPAKIIERGVEVSELIRNGKPIKRLDHPSKCDKMEKCKSVVEKFLSIDLDDPQVDLEEFMSKEVLPSAASVL